The Rubidibacter lacunae KORDI 51-2 genome window below encodes:
- a CDS encoding MotA/TolQ/ExbB proton channel family protein, with product MEIDNFLTAGGIVAYPLLGASIISVALIVERLIFWGRVNRRQPRVARDILRIYPNDPHVAVQRLRKQASLPIARIFLEALELDRPTAEEFRLALESAAQAEIPTLKRSSTMFETIISIAPLLGLLGTILGLIASFSALQIGDVGGESTTVVTGGISEALVSTVMGLVVAIFTLVFANLFRGFYQRQLALIQEYGGQLELLYRRYHEKGGQPNYASTR from the coding sequence ATGGAGATCGATAACTTTCTGACTGCTGGGGGGATCGTGGCGTACCCTTTACTGGGAGCTTCGATTATCTCTGTGGCGTTAATCGTCGAGCGACTAATTTTTTGGGGCCGCGTAAACCGCCGCCAACCCCGCGTCGCCCGCGACATCCTGCGCATCTACCCGAATGATCCACACGTTGCCGTCCAGCGCTTGCGGAAACAAGCCAGCCTGCCGATCGCGCGCATTTTCCTAGAGGCCCTCGAACTCGATCGCCCGACCGCGGAGGAGTTTCGCCTTGCCCTCGAAAGCGCTGCTCAAGCTGAAATTCCGACACTGAAACGCTCTTCGACTATGTTCGAGACCATCATCAGCATTGCCCCGTTGCTGGGTTTGCTCGGGACAATCCTTGGTTTGATCGCTTCGTTCTCAGCGCTGCAGATTGGCGATGTCGGCGGCGAAAGCACCACAGTTGTGACCGGAGGCATCAGCGAAGCGCTGGTCTCGACGGTCATGGGGTTGGTGGTTGCCATTTTTACGTTGGTGTTTGCAAATCTTTTTCGCGGGTTTTACCAGCGCCAGCTGGCGCTAATTCAAGAGTACGGCGGTCAGCTCGAACTGCTGTACCGCCGCTACCACGAGAAAGGGGGTCAGCCCAACTATGCGTCTACCCGCTGA